A window of Symphalangus syndactylus isolate Jambi chromosome X, NHGRI_mSymSyn1-v2.1_pri, whole genome shotgun sequence genomic DNA:
TCAATCTATGGCAGAGATGTCACGTATAAGCTCCCCTCAAACGCCAACATACAGCAAAATGACAGACTGCCATCTGTCATTTCGTCCATGTCATGGGGTCTCTGCAACCATATTGTGAGCCCCCTGGCAACAGGCCTATGTCTTGCCCTCAGTGAGGCAGTAAAGAGGGTTGTGTGGGAAAGAATGTGGTCTCTGACCCCGGGAAGCTTGGGTCCAAATCTGGGGCTCTGATACTTTGCAGCTGGGGGATTGTGAACAAATTACTTAAGCGCCCAATGCcttgtttcctcttttataattttaagtggTTTTTGCAAGAACTCAGTGAGTGAAACATGTGAAAGAGAACAGTGTCAAGCACGTAGAAAGAACAGAGGGGAAAAGATCCTATATTTTATGCCTACGTGTTTATCAGGACGCAATGAAAGCAGTTAAGTACATTTTCCCTGCAGATGAAATACTGAAGTCCTGGAGatgaagaattattttaattagattttatggaaaaatatatgtaacGACTTGCAATACTACTAAGACTCTTATCAAAGTAGTCCTCTATCTTACCAGTAAGAATAAACTCAGCTTTCTCTAAGCAACAGGTTGTCTTGGTGACATTTCAGGGAGGCAgcatgcaacaaaaacaaatgacaatATTGGTATTAGCTGAGAGGTGGGAGAAATAGAAGTGGGACCCTGAAGACAGCCTGTTCACTAAGATGTTACTGTTGCttttaagaaataagtttcttAGCAGAATTGGGTGTTTTTCCCCAAACAGAAATCTAACACAGAATGACAGCTGTTTAAACCTGTCACTTATAAATAAGTACAAATTCACTGTGCAGATACAAATacctggacttcctgggttggTCAATACTTTTCTCCTGTAATGTTATTTCTATCATCTTCTTGGTCTGTGTCCTGGCCTCTGACTTGGGGTAGGGCAATAAGCCACTAAAATATTGAGCCTGCCTGTATTAGtttagtgcaaaagtaactgtgattcttgacattaaaagtaatggcaaaaactggccaggcacggtggctcacacatgtaatcccagcactttgggaggctgagacaggtggatcccctgagatcaggagtttaagaccagcctggccaacatggtgaaaccccacctctactaaaaatacaaaaaaattagtcaggtatggtggcacatgcctgtaatcccagctattagggagactgaggcaggagaatcgcttgaatctgggaggtggaggttgcagtgagctgagattgtgccactacactccagcctgggcaacaacagcgaaaactccatctaaaaaaaacaaaaaacaaaaaacaaaaaaaacaagtaatggcaaaaaccacaatcacttttgcaccaacctatttctcattctttctattGTGTACTCATCTATTGACATTTCATTATTCTGTAAATCTAGCTTAAATTGCTGAAGGACACAATGAGATGAGGGTTGAATACAATCTAGGTCCTAAagaggcatttttatttttctttggtctGTCTTCTCCCCCATCTCCAACATTATTGTGGAAAATCCTCCTTATATAGgtgtttaaataaatacatactctAGGGTTTTATTTCAAGGGTTATATTCTTTCCTCTTCATCATTGTGGCAGTTGCATCCAATTATCAACTGTGTTGAGGATCATTATAAGGAAATAAAGACCACCAAATGATAATCAGAAACAAAACTCAATTTATTTGCCTGCCTGGGAAGGGAAGGTCACATCACTGAAGCACAAATTTGGCTGTTGTCTCCATGTCCTACTTGAAAGAAGCAGGGGGCAAAGGAGAAAGCACACCAAATTTGGTGACATACTGAATTCAGGTCACTGCTTAGCTCTGAAGGCCATGCATAAACTCTTCTCTACAACTGGTCATTGCACTCATTCGCTTCTTAAAAGTGCAGGTACCATTCCCAATTATGTCCAGGCTGCTCTGATGGACTTGGTGTCACTTAGGAAATTCGATGTGTTTGCTTGAAGTTGGTCAAATCTTTAACAGCATCGGTAGCACATTAGTAAAAGGGTTCATCAAGTAAAATTCACTGGATACCTGTCTCTTTACTGATGTCTTTTGGAATGCCAGATcaaatttccttctattttgttaaggcaaaaaacagagaaatatacCTGTGTACCTAGAAAAACTGATATTACATAGGGTGCCCTTCAAGGTTTTAACAGAGCAAAATATGAGGTGTTAGAACAGATGCTTGTACATGAAAGTTGACAGCAGCTCTATGCACAGCGCCCAAAAGGttgaaacaacccaagtgtccatcatcagaagaattaataaacaaaaatatgctATAGACAAACAACGGAATGTTATTGAAccacagaaaggaatgaagtagCAATACATTTTACAACATGGAAGAACTTCAAAGACATTATGCCgagtgaaagaggccagacacaaaagatcacataCTGTATGACTAGATTTACAGGAAATATTtaggtaaatccatagaaacagaaagcaaattggtggttgccagaggctgggggtgtGAAGATGACAAGCTagtgcttaatgggtacagagatTTCTTGgtgggtaatgaaaatgttttggaaacagAAGGGGTAGTTGTACAACAtcatgaatgtactaaatgccactttACAATTGTACTTTACAATGGTTGGTTGTTCTGTGATTACCCCTTagttgttaaaaaagaaaaaagaaaaggaaaacaaaagggcACAAAAGTTCATGGTTCTTTGAGTCTCACTGGAACAAGGGAAAAAATGAGGGAGCAGAAACAGCTGAACAACTGATGATGATGCATcaacaaagagagaaagacaaagacgGGGGTTCTACTTAAGAAACAAGGctacaaatatttgaaaagcaaaCCAATAAAATGGATTTTCAAATGTTTCACTATTAACTTCTTGCAAACAacctacaaaaaatgtaaatgattttATAAAGAGAGCACACAAAACATCCAAAAAGAGCCTTTTCAAAGCTAGTGAGAAAGCCTTGCCTTGCTCTGTGGAGCACTAGGTGCAGACACGCCCTTTGAAAGGGCAGGGGACTGTCACACAAGCAAATCTGCCACTaattccattccacagctttaGAGGTCTCCCATGTATTCAATCGCAGTGTGACAAGGATCACTGTACtgtactttcttttcatttttcaaaatgtgtaaTAATTCCATTCCATATATTGTGCATAAACCTATTAATGTAAATACAATTACACTCTTTCTTCTGAAAGAGGTTTCTCAGAGTTCATAGGTCActttcatatatattatgtacagtgagaccatttttaaaaagcaatgaccTTCATGTCACATGAGACAGCAGGGATAAATCatgaggacattatgccaagtgagaTAAGCCACTCACCAAGTGACAAATGCCATATGATTCTACTTCCATGAAATGGCCAGGGCAGTCAACtcacagagaaagaaagtagaacaATGGCTGCCAGGGACTGGGCAAGGGAGAATGGGGAGCTGGTGTTCAATGGGCATGAGTTTCAGTGTTGCAAGATGGTCTTGAGATCTGTGGCACAACCGTGGGGGTGGACTTAATACTATTGCACCGCGCACTTAAAATAGTTAATGTGGTCCATTTTAGATTATatgtttttaccacaattaaaaattttaaattgcgctcttgttgttaaaatattaacttaaaattaaaatcttgttaaaatattaacattgttGGTATTGCCATTTTATGGCTCTACAGAAATTATATGCTTCACAAGTTTAAACTCAACCTGGTTAGGATTTGGACACTTTAAAatactacattaaaaataattatatcaacagcaatgacaacaaaaggaGTAACTTAAGCAAAACAATGCCCCTCTAGGAAATCACTtccctgtttctaaataaaaatcaGTGGATTGTGCTTCTGTGTAAACTGtgtactttaaaatgtaaaataccaaaacatgaaaaaaaaaaaactcaagtaaAAACTGGGAAACCATTTGGGTCAGTGCTCCTGTGCTTTTAAAAGAGAGACAAACTACTCAAGCCTCAGGGCGCTGGAGGGGTTGGCTTGCCTCCCTTCGTCTGACCTACCGACTGGCTTGCTGCTTGCCCACCTGGATGTGGCTGCACTATCTGAACAGCGCCTGTTGCCAAAAACACTGGCTGCTGTGGGACTCtcaactgctgagtctggagctgGATCTGCTGTGGCTGTTGTTGTGGCTGCAGCAGCCGTGGCTGCTGCCTCAAGACAGAGGGGAGCTGGACACCCTGCTGAGGAACCTGGGCAGAGCCAAGCAGACCCAACACAgcagcctggggctggggctgcagaCCACTACCTGCTCCAGTGAGGTTCACGTTAAGAAATTGCTGAGCAGGGAAGGCCTGCCCTTGAGTGCTCAAACCTAGTGCGGAACCCTGTGGCCCTGGCTGAGGAGGGTGAGCAGCTGTGGGCTGCTGGAGCTGCTGCAGGGAAACCAGCTGATGGAACTGCTGCTGCCGGCTGGTCAGAACCACCGAGCCCTGTGGAACCTGGAGGAGTATCAGAGGCTTGAGACCTTCGGGAGTATTTAGGAAAAACTGAAggggtgctggagaagatgcctGCACTGCACCGGGCCTTGCATCTGGGAGTGGACCTCCTGAGGACTGAAGGCCACTGCCACTGATTCCTGCAGGAGCCGGGCCACCCGAGCCAGGGGCCTGCACAGGCTTGAAACTGCTCCCCAAAGCCTGGGCTCCCTGGACTGGGCCCTCCACGTTGATGGCCCTTAGGCCAGTGGAGCCTGTCCTGACCTTGGCTGGATGGGCTATTTTTACCAATCTGGTGGGGGGCTGGGCAGCTGGATGGCGCCTGCTAGCTTGAATGAGAGGCACAGAGGGCTTCTGAGAATGACTTGGTGCTGCCCCCACCGCcgccccagcagcagcagcagcagcagcaggaaatgGACGCTTAAGAGAACTGCCTGCCTGTTGTGGGGGAAAACTGTTACCTGAGGAAATCTTTCCTGAGCTTGAGGGAAGTTGGGTGCGGGGAGGTGGatgtttctctcccttccccaatACTGAAGACTGGACCCACACAGGCTCAGGCTGTTCTGGTGTTTTCCGTGAAGAGAGCTGACTGACACTGGCTGGGCCACTGGAGCTGTGTGACATCTTGCCTGGACCTTTGACTTTGCTCTGCACCGATTCCTGGGCCTGACTCACTGCCCTCCCAGCATCAGTCTCTGACCCAGGCCTGAGACAAGCTGAATGGTCATCTGGGAAGGGCTGCCAGGGAGACTTCTGGCTCTTCTGCCTGGCTTTTTTATGTAGCTGTATTTCACCACTGAAAAATGGATCATTAAACAACTGCGTGATGTTTGGCTTGGTGTCCCAGGCCTGACAGCCAGCTTCCCATGCAAATCTGAAAGGgtcttctacctcctgggctggCCAGACTGGGAGCTGTGGGTCAGCAGCTGTGACAGACTGATACCCTTTAGcaattttctccacatccacttCTGAAGGCACGGCCAAATCACAGTCACAGGGTCTGCATTTCCACATGTCTACACAACTTCCTGCTTTAGCAATGTTCAGCTCACAAGGCTGACccgcttttctttcttctttttggccAGAAGTCGACACTCTCAGCTCAGGAGGAGGTGGACAGTCAGACTGCTCCTGCTGTGGCTTTACAGAAGGCCACGAATACCTCCGGAGGCACTGTTTCATCGGGTCGGTATTCATCTTTTGCTTGTTGTACAGCAGCCTGTTGGCAGTGCAGGCGACTGCTACAGAAGGATCAAGACACAGTGGTTCAGCTGTCTCTAAGATCAGTTGACTCTCAAGCGGAAATCTGTCTTCCTGGCTCCATTTCTGGCCATCTCTTGTCATCGTCTTCACCTCATGGGCTAAAGTCTGCATCGTTGGACGTAGGAGAATATGCCTGCTTTGGTAACCAGGAGGTTGCATATTACTGGACTGCCTGTAGTCACGAACTTCTACTATGACACACCCACTATGAAAAATGTTAACCGAAGCTTTATCCAGGACATCACCCAAAGCAGGGGGTAATTCTTCTGCATCCAAGTAGTCGAGCAATGCCCTTTCATCATAAGGCAGCCGAATGGTCTCTGCAAAGGACCCATCTTCTCTCTGGAGCATCACAGAATACCCCTGATTGCCTGGGTATAGATTGACCAGTAAACATGGCAAGGACTCTCTCCTAACAAGCTTTTCTAACGAATTTACATTGCTTCTCAATTCCTGAGGATCCTCAGGCTCTTTTCCACATTCTTCAACATAAATGTCATAAAGTTTTTCCTGTAGAGTTTTTCCCACTCTAGGTGAGTATCTCCTTCTAGGAGGTCTCTGTTGGGCAATTTCAGTGATATTCTCTGCACGATCCAGAGCCTGTTCTAAATCTCGATCCATTGTAACAGAAAACAGGGCCCCTAAGAGGAGAGAAAACGCATGTGCGTTGGTGAAGCAGGGTGGAATCACGGCTGTCTTATTAATCTACAAGCCCGCAAGACGTGGCAAGTCCACACTGAGTTCAACATGGGCACCTGCCCAGAAACCCGCCCCCAGGGAAGCGCTACCCAGTCTATTTGAGGGTTTCTGGAAACATCGGTACCTGAGGGGTCGTCCTCGTGGCCCGGTTTCGCGTCTGTGCGGCCTGGAATGGAAGTGAGCGGGAGGGCTGGGGTCAGCTTCTAGGCGCGTCTGGGCACCTGCCCAGAAACCTGCCCCCAGGGAAGCGCTACCCAATCTGTTTGAGGGTTTCTGAAAACATCGGTACCTCAGGGGTGATTGTCGTGGCCTGGGCTTCGCGTCTCTGAGTGCTGCACCGGAAATGAACGGGAGGGCCGGGGTCAGCTACTGGGCGCCGTCTGCGCGCGTGCGCACTTGCCGCACACCGCAGATTCCAGGCGCCCCCCGCTTCTCTGGCTTCCTGGGTGCGAGGCTCACTCGCTGCACTTCTGGGTCTGCTGCCCGCACTGGCACTCAACTACTTGCCATTTCACCTTGAAAGCGTACATGCAAAAGCACAAGCCACTAACGACAGTATAGACACATCTTTCATACCGTGCACAGACATCAGTTTCCACAGGAATACCACTGTCGGGAAATCATGGGAAGTTGTCACTGGTCTTGGCGGAAACTTCAACAATTGTTGGCACTTTTGGAATCTCTTGCCATCAGTGGCAGCACTGCTGCTGGTATCAGCCACTGGGCTGGGGAATGAGCCCGCAGTAGCAGTGTTTCCATGCCCGGAGACGCCACAGGTTTGTGGCAAGCGTCAGGATTCTTCATGTCGTCGTCCAGTGAGCTCCCGCCTGGGGGTGTTAATGTGGATGCACCAGTACATGACATTCGTTTACATAATTACTCACCTTTTATTTCTCCATGTGTTGAGTTAGGGCACCTACAGGTTAAAAAATTACGTGATGGTCATTACATTGTCTATGGATTGCAGGTCAGGATGGCAGAGAGACATGAAACCATTCATTTCTACAAGGTGATTTGCACCTGATAAGGACGAGAACAATTGTTCCAGGTGATggcaataaattttctttttttttttttttgagacggagtctcgctctgtcacccaggctggactgcagtggcacgatctcggctcactgcaagctccgcctcctgggttcacgccattctcctgcctcagcctcctgagtagctgggactacaggcgcccgccaccacgcccggctaattttttgtatttttggtagagatggggtttcaccgtgttagccaggttggtcttgatctcctgacctcgtgatcctcccccctcggcctcccaaagtgctgggattacaggcgtgagccaccacgcccagcctaaattttcaGTGATTAAACTGTAGACCTTAGCTAAGATCCTAATGATGGATTTGCAGTGTTATCATTCTGTCTTAGGTAACCTATGGGACATTGTTTTCCATTAACTTTGTTGCCTTGAAATCtcccagtttgtttgtttttgtttgttttattggacAAGATCAATAATGCTTTTCTGGGGAGATCTACTCCATAGCCTGTTTTTCTGACTCATGAGTGTGATCTAAATTCTGTGCCTCCCTCTGCTGATATCCCAGGGTGCATCTCACTTATTAGAGAGGTATATCTGCCCGCCCTGCCATGGGATGGACTCGATCTTCAGCTGGTGAATTGCCTGTGTCTTCACTTGGGTTTCCCCAAAAGCATTCCCGGAGGAGAGGATTTGAGTGGGAGTAGTTTCTTTGGGTGCTAATCCTTAGAAGCATTGGTGACAGAAAGGGGAGCTGAGTCAGAGATGGGAAAACAGACAATGAAAGACGTATTCCTGAGCACAAGCAGCTCCGGACAACTGGTCCACGCTGGGGACCTTGGAAGACAGTACAGAATAAGCCTCAGATTGTTCTTCCCTAGAGGCAAAGAAGCTGGGG
This region includes:
- the LOC129475221 gene encoding putative transcription factor SPT20 homolog-like 2 — translated: MDRDLEQALDRAENITEIAQQRPPRRRYSPRVGKTLQEKLYDIYVEECGKEPEDPQELRSNVNSLEKLVRRESLPCLLVNLYPGNQGYSVMLQREDGSFAETIRLPYDERALLDYLDAEELPPALGDVLDKASVNIFHSGCVIVEVRDYRQSSNMQPPGYQSRHILLRPTMQTLAHEVKTMTRDGQKWSQEDRFPLESQLILETAEPLCLDPSVAVACTANRLLYNKQKMNTDPMKQCLRRYSWPSVKPQQEQSDCPPPPELRVSTSGQKEERKAGQPCELNIAKAGSCVDMWKCRPCDCDLAVPSEVDVEKIAKGYQSVTAADPQLPVWPAQEVEDPFRFAWEAGCQAWDTKPNITQLFNDPFFSGEIQLHKKARQKSQKSPWQPFPDDHSACLRPGSETDAGRAVSQAQESVQSKVKGPGKMSHSSSGPASVSQLSSRKTPEQPEPVWVQSSVLGKGEKHPPPRTQLPSSSGKISSGNSFPPQQAGSSLKRPFPAAAAAAAGAAVGAAPSHSQKPSVPLIQASRRHPAAQPPTRLVKIAHPAKVRTGSTGLRAINVEGPVQGAQALGSSFKPVQAPGSGGPAPAGISGSGLQSSGGPLPDARPGAVQASSPAPLQFFLNTPEGLKPLILLQVPQGSVVLTSRQQQFHQLVSLQQLQQPTAAHPPQPGPQGSALGLSTQGQAFPAQQFLNVNLTGAGSGLQPQPQAAVLGLLGSAQVPQQGVQLPSVLRQQPRLLQPQQQPQQIQLQTQQLRVPQQPVFLATGAVQIVQPHPGGQAASQSVGQTKGGKPTPPAP